TTATCTCTTGTCGACATTTATTCGTACATGTTAACATGGCtataaaaagtataaattttttcacacaaaataaactaaataaaacatacacacacattttttcaaaataatgctataatataataccatggaaaaaatacaaataatatattgttttcacatattttttcacttACCATAAGAATTGCAAACGTTTAAAGGGcaaagataataataatatttataaacaatGTAAAAGCATTGAAAATCGAGAATATTCCATTTTCTGCATGTGAAAAAGTTGTaacaataaattatataacattataacgatgttaaaaatatatatgtttttttatttatttttatgttttttttaatttactCGAAGAACGgtacaaaattaataaagaCAAAAATCTGAAAGCATAGCAAAATGAGTAAATAAATGAgcaaatgaataaaattaatagtgAGTGTGGAAATTTCATCCCCTCTGATcatgcatatttttatttataaaaatttgtattactaaataaaatagtgaaataataatgttaatCAAACAAACtatcaaatatatagataagTTGACTAGCTCATTATtctgcaaaaaaaaaaaaatgaaaaatatttcgcCATAAATGTAGATAACCATATAATGCAAAATTATACCAAtaagaataaatattataatatcacttataaaattataatatattttttataagatTTATTCTATTACTTTATATAAACCAGGAATATTTCCAGACGTtgaaaacaaatttattatcgAATCGTCgaacaaagaaaaaaataaaattatgaaaatatacaataaaaatatgttattgCAAATGATATGGCAACTTAGATGAATATCTgtaatatgaaataaaggaaatggaattataaataggatgttaatataacagtaaatataatttgtcTATGAACCATGTACAACTACAAAATTTctacaatttttaaacCATTTATCATCTGCTTActcataaaaattatgtaaaataatattcttaATTTGGAAGAGCAAAATATGAGCCAGGATAATAATATcttcagaaaaaaattaaaatgtattataaggataaaaaaatttaaataaaattactACACTTagtttaaatatattgtaaaaaaatacacaatTAAATTTACTTCAGATATGATGATTAAAAAGCAAATAAGAGATTTATCAATTTTACAATAAGCTATATCTGTACaaacaaaacaaatttttaaaggatttattttatttaacatcatcattaaatatataaatcaatAAACATTTGTgcaagaaaataaaaatacacatataGATGCAcgttaatatatttatttaaaattacaTGATAATATTGATGGGAGAGGTTGgcataaaaaaagattTTCACAACCCTTGAGGTCTAACCATTGTGAATCTTTATAAacttagaaaaaaaaattatatccAATAATAAGTAGTAATTAGAgcaattataatattttcaattatatCATTCATTTCATTTACCAAATTTATGAACTCctgaattaaataaaatctTAAAACACACTAATCGAAGAAGGCATATAATTAAAGTgtttgaatatattaaataataactgtcagataaatttaaaaatgtcaAAAGAAATCCAAACTCATTCATTAACAAGTCGctgcataaaaaataaaaaaatatatataatagattTAAGATGTGTCGAAATACAAAggcatatataaattgtcTACAACATTTtgcaatattttataatattattttattaattttactTACCATTGGAAAACCATAAAATCGCGCATAACAATTTTGAATGATAtgtgtaaaataaataacaaaggaaacaaataaaacGAACAAAAAATCCTTATAAAGTCATTCTgtacatttttttgaattaaaaaatttaaaattgataataatattccaACTTTACAAAATGTCTTCACCTGATTTAAAGATGATTTTtgacacaaaaaaattgataaattaTGTGAAATTATTTAAGTAATATTTGTTACTATATTTTCAAGTAGCTTACTTTTATCCTATTTCTTATGGCATATTCCCAAAACTTATACACACAATATACCAAACGAcgcacaaaaaaaaaatctatcctttttaatattttttttaaatcatttatatattcatttatcgGCAAAATACCATCGTCCAATCCTATTAACGATTCAACCTATGAAAAagggaataaaaaaaagcatCTCCTTATTTTGCCCATTCTTCAAAAATAtgtccatatatatacgcataaaatatttaaaaaaaataacaacatatttcatatttatatccaatacataaattatacatataaaaaattgccattagttaatatatatacaaataccTGCTTGTTTAACGAAAGAAATGATATAagatacaaaatatttgaataaGTTAAAATATACCTAGATGTttttatgtgtatatatttgaataaattgtttattgttgataaaaaaaatatgaaaaaaatacaaaatgttattatagtacagttttttttattcaagTTAACCccattttgtttatttatactgTTATACGTCATATTATTGCAACTATTACACATATCCATCATTTTCGAACATAGACCTATATAATGATTAATTCAAATTAAGGCCATCTCATGTGTAGAAAATTTCGGGtaaattgtatatttttcataagatatataataatatgatcaatatatataatattcttttatactacttatattcatttcagttttttttcatttcctCCCTTTTAATATTACCAAAGTATACGCaaatgtataataattttactatttaaaaatgatcatatcttatatattatgttttcTGTATTCTCTCcatcaaatttatataaatgctgattttttatgaaacattttttatttatagtCTTCGCAtattcaataaaaaaatataatatacgcgtatatatatataatatatcttaTTCTAgctacatatatttatatttactattcttgcaaaaattataagtctattcaaaataacacatttttttaattcgaGCTTTCTATTAAAGCAACATATATCTTTATGTGTATGAAAAAATcaatacaaaaaaagataataaaattattttaaaaataataaaataaatgtttaatataaaaatttattataaatttgaaaaaaatatgtatatgcatatatttccGAGGGATAAAAAGATAAAGTAAatattgtataattttcttgAAATCACAAAACtaaatttgttattaaATGCTATTAAATAGAATAAATCAAATcgcataaaaatatactaaataaataattgaaagaattaatataaaatacaattatGTTATCAccaatgaaatattatatagttgaaaaaaaaagaaagcaaagaaaaaattcgaaattataatttttataataaattcatgtttaatatgttattcaaataaaaaagtacatcgttttatatttttgtacaaaaaaataaatgaaattaaaataaaataaaataaaagccaaaacacataaaaatggtaatatactaatgataaaatatacaaacaAAAAGGGGGAGTAAAAAGCTAGTTCCTCATTTATCactttaaaattatttgttaatatgAGTAAGGGGGGAGGTAAGGATTTGTCTTCAGTTCTGTTCATtctaataaataaaaatacaacaaaataaaataaaattgtaattataataacGAAAATATGTAGAATACtgttataaaatttaaggAAACATAGTAGTGATATTGTATAAATGGACAGAAAAATggttaaatttttttgtcattttttattttagcATACATTCAAATTCAGTTTTACATTCTCTCCGGGTTGAAATGCGGGAAGACCTgctcatttaaaaaaaaatattcgaAATGTGTACATATTTATGCAACTAaccataataatatttttttataccaaaacataaaaattatatacttaaaaaatatttatgtatataataattttataaaaataaacctTTATAAGGACATGATCCACATCTAAAGGCATCACCTAAGTAGCACTATATTtggtaaaaataaattaaattaacaAAGTGTTATTCTATGTATTACATCACATTAAATATGGTAgcatataattaaataaataagtgaatatatatataaataagcaCATGATAAGTATTTGTgctaattattataatttttgttgttatttgttttttcttcttaCATTTCCACAGGACGAAACTACATTTTCGGTATTATATTCTACctcattatcatttatttttattttttccaaattCATCGCCTTCTCTTTTTTTCCGCATGTACAATTATCACAAACTCTATTTacaactttttttttatcctcacatttttcatatatttcttcatCACTAGAAACTAAATTATTGTCATCATCGCTTTTGTTGAAATCTGGATTTTCGGCTTttatctaaaaaaaatatgaaaaaataagttacaatttaatatcactttttatgtttttacacatatatgtaCTCATATATTTGATGCTCCATGCCAACATACATTTATTACTAT
The DNA window shown above is from Plasmodium berghei ANKA genome assembly, chromosome: 7 and carries:
- a CDS encoding lipase maturation factor, putative, which translates into the protein MMDMCNSCNNMTYNSINKQNGVNLNKKNCTIITFCIFFIFFLSTINNLFKYIHIKTSRYILTYSNILYLISFLSLNKQVESLIGLDDGILPINEYINDLKKILKRIDFFFVRRLVYCVYKFWEYAIRNRIKVKTFCKVGILLSILNFLIQKNVQNDFIRIFCSFYLFPLLFILHISFKIVMRDFMVFQCDLLMNEFGFLLTFLNLSDSYYLIYSNTLIICLLRLVCFKILFNSGVHKFVYKDSQWLDLKGCENLFLCQPLPSILSYIAYCKIDKSLICFLIIISEILLSWLIFCSSKLRILFYIIFMNIHLSCHIICNNIFLLYIFIILFFSLFDDSIINLFSTSGNIPGLYKNNELVNLSIYLIVCLINIIISLFYLIFVFINFVPFFEKWNILDFQCFYIVYKYYYYLCPLNVCNSYAMLTCTNKCRQEIIIEELHKIGNECKWQYVNFDYKPGNINKIGSILWWGHIPRLEWKLYYFTNYTEYNKKGIYPVYICSFLKKLYNREKGMISMFKEKDIQGVPLMIKLTSHYYKMNIKGCREMDSPMSNFRMEEYNQWECGKYWKRRKVRVIETLKYRENKTN